Within Pseudomonas alloputida, the genomic segment CAACTGCGTTGCGACGACCCGATCAACATCCAGTACACCTCAGGCACCACCGGTTTCCCCAAGGGGGCCACCCTTAGCCACAGCAATATCCTCAACAACGGGTACATGGTCGGTGAAAGCCTGGGCCTTACCGAGCACGATCGGCTGGTGGTGCCGGTGCCGCTGTACCACTGCTTCGGCATGGTCATGGCCAACCTTGGCTGCATGACACACGGCAGCGCACTGATTTACCCCAGCGATGCCTTCGACCCGCTGGCCACGCTGCGCGCAGTGGCGCAGGAAAAAGCCACTGCGCTGTATGGCGTGCCGACCATGTTCATTGCCGAACTGGACCATCCACAGCGTGGTGAATTCGACCTGTCGAGCCTGCGCACCGGGATCATGGCCGGTGCGACCTGCCCGATCGAGGTGATGCGCCGGGTGATTGGCGAGATGCACATGGCCGAAGTGCAGATTGCCTATGGCATGACCGAGACCAGCCCGGTGTCCTTGCAGACCGGTGCCGCTGACGACCTGGAGCGTCGCGTGACCAGCGTCGGTCGCACCCAGCCCCGGCTGGAGAGCAAGGTGGTGGACGCTGAAGGCAACACTGTCCCGCGTGGCGAGATCGGTGAACTGTGCACCCGCGGCTACAGCGTGATGCTGGGTTACTGGAACAACCCCAAAGCCACCGCCGAGAGCATCGACGCAGAGGGCTGGATGCACACCGGCGACCTGGCGGTGATGGACGAGCAGGGCTATGTGCGTATTGTCGGGCGCAGCAAGGACATGATCATTCGCGGCGGCGAGAACATTTACCCGCGCGAGCTGGAGGAGTTCTTCTTCACCCACCCGGCGGTGGCCGATGTGCAGGTGATTGGCGTGCCCTGCAGCAAGTACGGTGAAGAGATCGTGGCCTGGGTGCGGCTGCACCCGGGGCATGCTGTCAGTGAGGTAGAGTTGCGTGAGTGGGCGAGGGCAAGGATTGCGCACTTCAAGGTGCCCCGGTATTTCCGTTTTGTCGACGAGTTCCCGATGACGGTGACGGGCAAGGTGCAGAAATTCCGGATGCGCGAGATCAGTGTCGAAGAGCTGAAAGCAACGGCCTTGCCCAAGATTTGAACCGCCTGCGCGCTCGCCCGTAGGAGCGGGTTCACCCGCGAAAGGGCGGCCCTGCTGGCCAGTGAACTACCTGTGTTAACGGTGTCATGCCCTCAGTCCTGCAGCCGCTCCGGGCTGTTGAAGTTGCTTAGCCGGCGATCACTCTCGGCGCACTCCAGCCCTTGCACCGCCTCGCGCAGCAGGGCCTTCTGCAAACTCCGCTCACCCGCTGCCCAGGCCTGCTCCAGCACCGGCAACACCCGCTTGGGCAGTACGCTGAACATCGGCTGCCAGAAACCACCCTGACGCACCATTGCCGCGCTGTTACCGGCCACTGCCAACCGCAGCAGGCCCTCGATCAATTCGCGATCAACCAGCGGCGCATCGCAAGCCAGCACCACCACCCACGCATGACGTGCCACCCTGAGCCCGGCAATCACCCCCGCCAGCGGCCCGGGGAAGTCGGCTTCTGCATCGCCCACCAACCGGTCGGCGTATGCCTGGTATGCCGCCTGGTTGCGATTGCAGGAAATCACCAGGTCGTCGCTCAGTGGCCGCACCGCTCGATGAACATGTGCAATCAACGGCTCGCCTTGCCAGTCCACCAGGCCCTTGTCACGGCCGCCCATGCGCTGGCCGCGGCCACCGGCGAGAATGAGGATGGAGCAGGGGGGGAGTGCGTCAGGCATGAAAAAGGGTTCCGGGCAGTCATTGCCGAGAACCCTCCCATTTCAGGCGGGGCTTGTCCAGTCAGCTTTCGCGGGGCACGGGTTGCCCGTCGCTGTCATGCGCCTGGCGTCGCCCGGACAGGCGCATCACCACCACGAAGAACACCGGCACGAACACCACCGTCAGGGTGGCGCTGAGCATGCCGCCGATCACCCCGGTGCCAATCGCCTGCTGGCTGGCAGAGCTTGCGCCGCTGGCGATGGCCAGGGGCACCACGCCGAGGATGAACGCCAGCGACGTCATCACGATCGGCCGCAGGCGCAGGCGGGCCGCTTGCACGGCGGCGTCGGCGGCGTCCACGCCCTGGTCAACCAGATGCTTGGCGAACTCGATGATCAGGATGGCGTTCTTCGCCGACAGGCCGATCAGGGTAATCAGGCCAACCTTGAAGAACACGTCGTTGGGCATGCCGCGCAAGGTCACCGCCAGCACCGCACCGAGCACACCGAGCGGAACGACCAGCAGCACCGCAGTCGGGATCGACCAGCTTTCGTACAGCGCTGCCAGGCACAGGAACACCACCAGCAGCGACAGCGCCATCAGCAGGGGGGCCTGGCTACCGGACAGCCGCTCCTGCAGTGACAGGCCGGTCCATTCCAGACCGGTACCGGCCGGTAGCTGCGCCACCAGCCGCTCGACTTCGGCCATGGCCTCGCCCGAGCTGTAGCCGGCGGCAGGCTCGCCTGAGATCGACACCGCCGGGTAACCGTTGTAGCGGGTCAGTTGCACCGGGCCGCTGACCCACCTGGCCTGCACGAACGCGCCCAGTGGCACCATCTTGCCGCTGTCGTTGCGCACGTGAATGTTCAGCAAGTCTTCGACCTGGCTGCGCTGGTCACCTTCGGCCTGCACCACCACCCGCTGCATGCGGCCCTGGTTGGGGAAATCGTTGACGTAGCTGGAGCCCACGGCCACGTCCAGCACCGTGCCGATATCGGCAAACGACACACCCAGTGCATTAGCCTGGCGGCGGTCGATTTCCAGTTGCACCTGCGGGCTTTCCGCCAGCGAGGCTTCGCGCACGTTGGTCAGCACCTTGCTTTTGCTGGCGCTTTCGAGCAGCTGGTCACGGGCTGCCATCAGCTCGGCGTGGCCCATGCCGCCACGGTCCTGAAGGCGAAATTCGAAACCGGTCGACTCACCGAGGCCGTCAATGGGGGGCGGCAGTACCGAATAGGCAATCGCGTCCTTGAGCTGGGTGAAGGCCATGGTCGCGCGGTCGGCGATCGACTGGGCGCTGTCGTCGGCGCCGCGCTCGGACCAGTCCTTGAGGGTGGTGAAGGCCAGCGCCGCGTTCTGCCCGCTACCGGAGAAGCTGAAGCCGAGGATCAAGGTGGTGTTGCCCACGCCCGGTTCTTCGGCGTTGTGCGCCTCGATCTGCGCGGCTACCTGTTCGGTGCGCATGCGGCTGGCGCCCGGCGGCAGCTGAATGTCGGTGATGGTGTAGCCTTGGTCTTCGGTAGGCAGGAACGCCGTAGGCAGCTGGCTGAAACCGTAGCCCAGCACCGCCAGCAGCACCGCGTACACCAGCAGGTAGCGGCCGCTGCGCTTGAGCGCCTGCACTACCCAGCGCTGGTAGCCGTTGCTCATGCTTTCGAAGCGGCGATTGAACCAGCCGAAGAAGCCTTTGCGTTCATGGTGCTCGCCCTTGGCCACGGGCTTGAGCAGGGTGGCGCACAATGCCGGGGTCAGGCTGAGGGCGAGAAACGCCGAGAACAGGATCGACACCGCCATCGACAGCGAGAACTGCTGGTAGATCACCCCCACCGAGCCTTGCATGAAGGCCATGGGCAGGAATACCGCCACCAGCACCAGCGTGATGCCGACGATTGCACCGCTGATCTGGCCCATGGCCTTGCGCGTGGCTTGCTTGGGCGGCAAGCCTTCTTCGGCCATGATGCGCTCGACGTTCTCCACCACCACGATGGCATCGTCGACCAGAATGCCGATGGCCAGCACCATGCCGAACAGTGTCAGCACATTGACCGAGAAGCCCATGGCCAGCATCACGGCGAAGGTGCCCATCAATGCCACTGGCACGACCAGGGTCGGGATCAGCGTGTAGCGCAGGTTCTGCAGGAACAGGAACATGACTGCGAACACCAGCAGCATGGCCTCGAACAGGGTGTTGATGACCTGCTCGATCGACACCTTGACGAACGGCGAGGTGTCGTAGGGGATGTCGTACTTGACGCCTTCCGGGAAGTAGCGCGCCAGGTCCTGCATCTTCGCCCGTACCAGGGTAGCGGTTTCCATGGCGTTGGCGCCGGGTGACAACTGCAGGCTGAAGGCCGTGGCCGGTTTGCCGTTCAGGCGCGTGCCGTACTGGTATTCCTGGGCACCGATTTCAACCCGGGCGACATCCCCGATGGTGACCGTGGAGCCGTCCGGGTTGGCACGCAGGACAATGGCAGCAAACTCGTCGGGGCTGCTCAACTGGCCTTTGACCACCACGTTGGCGGTGATTTCCTGGGTGCTGCGGCTGGGCAGATCGCCGATGCTGCCAGGGGCGACCTGGGCGTTCTGCGCGGCGATGGCTTCGGCTACATCGTTGGGCGTGAGGTTGAAACCGATCAGCTTGCGCGGGTCGATCCAGATGCGCATGGCCCGTTCGGAGCCATACAACTGGGCCTTGCCGACGCCCTTGAGGCGGCGGATCTCGTCCATCACGTTACGTGCAAGGATGTCCGACAGCGCGGTTTCATCGAGCTTGCCGTCTTCGGAGGTGAGGGTCGCCAACAGCAGGAAGCCGGTGGACACTTTCTCCACCTGCAGGCCCTGCTGGGTGACCGGGCGCGGCAGGCGCGACTCGACCACTTTCAGGCGGTTCTGCACGTCGACCTGGGCCAGGTCCGGGTGGGTACCCGGGGCGAAGGTGGCGGTGATGGTGGCGCTGCCCAGGCTGCTCTGCGACTCGAAGTACAGCAGGTTGTCGGCGCCGTTGAGCTCCTGTTCGATCAGGCTGACCACGCTTTCGTCCATGGTCGCCGCCGAGGCACCCGGGTACACGGCGTAGATTTCCACCTGCGGCGGTGCCACGTTGGGGTACTGGGCCACCGGCAGTTGCGGGATGGCCAGCGCGCCAGCCAGCAGGATGAACAGTGCGACCACCCAGGCGAATACCGGGCGATCGATGAAGAATTGCGGCATGAATCAGGCCCTCACTGGCCGGTATGCTGTGCGATGGGTGGGGCAGCGGGCGTGTTGTCGACCTGCACCTGGTCACCGGCCTTGACGTGCTGCAGGCCCTCGACCACCACCCGCTCACCGGCCGCCAGGCCCTCGCTGACGATCCAGCGGTCACCCTGGGCGCTGCCCAGTACAACCTGGCGGTCGCTGACCCGGGCGTGCTGGTCTACCACCAGCACCTTGGGCACACCGGCGCTGTCGCGCAGGATGGCGCGTTGCGGCACGCTCAGGCCCTTGGGTTGCACCGCTTGCTCCAGGCGTACCCGCACGTAGCTGCCTGGCAGCAGGTCGAGGTCCGGGTTGGGGAACTCGCTGCGCAGGGTGATCTGGTTGGTGCTGGGGTCGACGCTGATGTCGGAGAACAGCAGCTTGCCCGGCAGCGGGTAGGCGCTGCCGTCATCCTGGATCAGCGTGGCGCGTGCCTGGCCGTCGCCCACCTGCTGCAATTCGCCGGCGCGCAGGGCGCGGCGCAGGGCGTTGAGCTCGCGGGTAGACTGGGTGACATCGGCATGGATCGGGTCCAACTGCTGGATGGTCGCCAGCGGGGTGGTTTCGTTTTGCCCGACCAGCGCGCCTTCGGTGACCTGGGCGCGGCCGATACGGCCGGAGATCGGCGCGGTCACGGTGGCATAGCCGAGGTTCAGCCGGGCGCGCTCCAGCGCCGCCCTGGCTTCGGCCACTTCGGCATCGGCCTGCAGGAAACTGGCCTTGGCGTTGTCGTATTCCTGGCGGCTGACGGCTTTGTCGTCGACCAGCTCGCGGTAGCGCTGCTCTTGCAGGCGCGCCTGGTACCGGGTGGCTTCGGCCTTGGCCAGTGTGGCGCGGGCGCTGTCATGGTCGGCCTTGAACGGCGCCGGGTCGATCAGGAACAGTACATCACCCTGCTTGACGTCGCTGCCTTCGCGGTACACCCGCTTGAGCACCACGCCTGCGACCCGCGCACGCACTTCGGCGGTGCGTGGCGCGAGGATACGGCCGCTGAGTTCACTGCTGATGGCCAGTGGCTGCAGTTGCAGGGTTTCTACGCGCACTTGCGCGGTGGGGGCCTGTTCGTCTGGCTCGGCGCTGTCGCTGCAGCCGGCCAGGGACAGGCTCAGCAAGGCCATGAGCGCCAACGGGCGCAGGCACGGGGAGAGGGTAGTAGGCATGCGGATCTTCCGATGATGACCGTGTATATGCTAAGGCAGACGCTGCCTGGGCGGCTGTTAATACCTGTAGGGCGAGTGTGAAAAAGTGTGAAGAATGATCCTGTCGAGTGGTTGGGTTCTATATTCTGCATGGGCCTGTGCTGGCCTCTTCGCGGGTGAACCCGCTCCTACGGGGACCTGCAGCAGCGGGTTTACCCGCGAAGCGCTCGCCACAGGCTTACTTCAACCCAGACGCCCAAGCACCTATGCCGAACATTTTCCTGGTCGAAGACGACAGCGCCCTGTCCGAGCTGATCGCGAGCTACCTGCAACGCAACGACTTCCATGTCCAGGTGATCGCCCGGGGCGATCATGTGCTGGACGAGTACCGTCGGCAAAGGCCTGACCTGGTCATCCTTGACCTGATGCTGCCGGGCATCGATGGCCTGCAGCTGTGCCGGCTGCTGCGCCAGGAGTCGCAGACCCTGCCAATCCTCATGCTGACGGCCCGCGACGATAGCCATGACCAGGTGCTAGGCCTGGAAATGGGGGCCGACGACTACGTGACCAAACCCTGTGAGCCACGCGTGCTGCTGGCCCGGGTGCGCACGCTGCTGCGCCGCAGCAGTGTCAACGAACCGCGCCTGGACAACGACCTGATCCTGATTGGTGGCCTGCGTATCGACCTGGCCGAGCGCACGGTGAGTTGGCGCGGCGAGGAGGTGGAGCTGTCCAGCGGTGAGTACAACCTGCTGGTGGTGCTGGCGCGCAATGCTGGTGAGGTGATGAACCGCGACCGTATCCTGCAACAGCTGCGTGGCATCGAGTTCAATGGCACCGATCGCTCCGTTGACGTGGCCATTTCCAAACTGCGGCGCAAGTTCGACGACAACGCCGGCGAAGCGCGCAAGATCAAGACCGTGTGGGGCAAGGGCTACCTGTTCAGCCGTGTCGAGTGGGAGTGCTGATCGGCCATGCTCAAGATCCTGGTGCGGTTGTACCTGGTGATCATCGTCGCCTACACCGGCGCGTTGCTGTTCATCCCTGACACCATCGTCGGCCTGTTCCGCGACCGGTTCATGGCCTACAACCTGGACCAGGCCAAGGGTGTACAAGCGTTGATCGTGCGCCAGTTCCGCCAGGCTCCGCGCGAGCAGTGGCCAGCGGTGGAGCAGGAACTGGCCAGTGATTTCGCACCGCTGGAACTGCAGCTGCTGCGCAGGGATCAGGCCGGTTTGAGCGATGAGGAGCAGGCGCGCCTGGAGCAGGGTCTGTACGCAGTGCGCATTGCCGAGTGGGGCTATTACGAGACGGTGTTGGCGCCGCTGGACAAGGAGTGGCTGATACGCCTGCATTCCCCGCCAGACCCGCTGGACATCAACGTGCTGTCGTGGGGCGTGACCGTGTTGATTGGTGCAGCCATGCTGGGTTGCCTGCTGCTGTGGGTTTGGCCGCACTGGCGTGATCTGGAGCGCCTCAAGGAGACCGCTCGGCGCCTGGGCCAGGGGCAGATGGCCGAGCGTACGCACATTTCGCCTCACTCCAACATTGGTGAACTGGCCGGGGTATTCGACACCATGGCCAGTGACCTGGAACGCCATGTCAACCAGCAGCGTGAACTGCTCAATGCGGTATCGCACGAGTTACGCACGCCACTGACCCGGCTGGACTTCGGCCTGGTGCTGCTGTTCGACGAAGTGCCGCCAGCCAGCCGCAAGCGCCTGCTGGAACTGGTCGGGCATGTGCGCGAGCTGGATGAACTGGTGCTGGAGCTGCTGTCCTATAGCCGGTTGTACAACGCCGACCAGGCGCGGGAGCGGGTGGAGGTATCGCTGCTGGAGCTGGTCGACAGTGTGCTTGGGGGCTTTGCCGAGGAACTCGATGGCCGGGGTATCCAGTGGGAGGTGCGGGCCGAGGGTGAGTTGCCGCGCTTTGTACTGGACCCGCGACTGACGGCGCGCGCGGTGCAGAACCTGGTGCGCAATGCCATGCGCTATTGCGATGAAAGCCTGCTGCTGCGCTTGCGCCTGGAAGCCGATGGCGCCTGCCTGCTGACGGTGGAGGATGACGGGATTGGCGTCCCTGTGGAGGAGCGCGAGCGGGTTTTCCAGCCGTTCTACCGTCTGGACCGCAGTCGCGATCGCAACACCGGTGGTTTTGGCCTGGGGTTGGCCATCAGCCGGCGGGCGATCGAGGGGCAGGGTGGCACCTTGACCCTGGCGCAGTCGGCGCTGGGTGGGGCGCAGTTCAGGATTCGTTTGCCCGCCGGCGGATAGGGGCGCAGCAACCGCGAAGAGACGGGCCTGCTAATCCTGCTCTGCCAGCTCGCTGGACCACGACACAAAGCGGTCCTTGCCAGTGTGCTTGGCTTCATATAATGCCTGATCGGCGCGGACCAGCGCGGTGGTAAGGCTCTCTCCCCGGTCGACCTTGGCCAGGCCAATGCTGATGGTGACCGGGTGCTCGCCAGCGTCCTCGCGCACGCGCTGGCACAGCGCGGCCACTCGCTGCTCGGCCCCTTGCTGATCCAGCCCTTCGAAGAAGATCGCGAACTCTTCACCTCCCAGCCGGGCAAACGCCTGATCGGCCATGCTTGTCTTGATATGCAGGGCCACGCGCTTGAGCACTTCGTCGCCCACGTCATGGCCGAAACGGTCATTGACCCGCTTGAAATTGTCGATATCGATCATGGCCAGGTACTGCCCGGACGTCGCCATCCGCAGCTGGCGGTCGGCCTGGGCCATGAACGAGCGGCGGTTGGGAATGTCGGTCAGGGCATCGACGTAGGCTTGCTCCAGCAACACCTTGGACAGGTAGAAATTGTGCAGCTTGGCCTTGCGGATCTGCAGGTAGCTGTAGCTGACCAGGCCGCTTAGAAACACGGCATAGCTGATCAGCATGGCGCCTTCGAGCGCATCGGGCTCGATGCGGGTGTGGTAGAACGGATTAAGCATCACCCAGGTGATGACCATGGCGCAGAAGAATGACCAGCGCCGCACCGGTAGCACCGACATGGCATACAGCACGGTGGACACCCCGAGCACCAACCACACCGGGCGCAGGGCTATCGGGATGCCTTCGATCACCAGGCGCATGCCCAGGGTGATGACGGTAATGAACAGCAGGTTGAGCACGTCGAAGTGATGGCTGCGGCGGGTGAAATGCAGCACTACGATCAGGCTGCCGAGCAGGGCGATGAACAGGAAGGACAGCCAGGTGAAGCCTTGGTCGCCGAGGAAGCTGACGATCAGGTCGAAGACCAGCCAGATCAGGACGCTGATCGAGAATACCAGCAGGCAGAACGAGCGCATGGACTCGAATTCGTGCTGGCGGAACTCGGCGCGCAGGGCGGCGGGCGCGACCTGCTGGCGTATGTGGGCTTCGATGGTCTTGAACATCGGTGGGCTCCTGAGGCTACTACTTTTTCAGGCTTGGACCTTTCGCGGGTAAACCCGCTCCTACAGGGACCGTACGGTGTGGGGGACCTGTGGGTTTATCCGCGAAGAGGCCGGCCCTGGTAATTCATTGCTGTGGCAAGATACCCCGGGCCCAGGGCCGGTAGCGCAAGGCAAACACTGCCTCGGCATGGCACCCGCTACCCACCCTGGGCTCGGCGGGCTCCGCCCGAAACGCCTGCTCCGGCGCGCTCACCTGGCGGAACGCCTCGCGCACCACACCCACCCGGCACGGCAACGCCTGCTCGTAACCCTGACGCACCAACGCCGGCAAACGCCCGGTGCCGGCGCCATCCTGCCACCACACAGTCAAGCCCAAGCCGGCCAGTTGATCCAGCCAGACGGCATTGACCCGCGGCGTCAGCTTGCCTGTGCTGAAGGCGCTGATATGCAACGGCTTGTCCAACTGGCGGTTGAAGGCCTGCAACTGGCTGTACAGCGCATCGCGCCGTTCGGTCTCGCGCAGATGCTGGTCGTCCAGCTCCATGGGCAGGTACCAGCCGTCCACTGGCAACTGCCAGGCCTGGCGCAGTTGCTGGTACTGGCTGAGCGAGCGCCCCAGCTGCGCTTTCCAGTAGCTGTTCAGGCCCTCGCCATCCAGCTCGTCGAGGCGCTGGTAGTAGGCCGGGTCCATGTACAGCCCCAGCACCAGCTGCAAGCCCTCGGCACGCGCGGTGCGCAGGCTGTTGGCCAGCCAGCCCTGGGCACCGCCGAAATCGCTGTCGCCATAGGCACTCCATTGCACGATCAGGGTTTTGCCACCTTGGGCCGCGGTGGCTTGCCACAGTTGCTGCCACTGGGCGGGTGTGACGCTGGCATCGCGGTTGAGGGGTTGGTAGAACAGGCGCTGGTCAGCGGTGGCCGGTAGGCACAGGGCCAGCAGGCAGAAGGCGATGAGCGTACGCATCAGAAGGTCATCTCCGCACCGACCAGCACACCGTTGGCGCGCTCGTAGAGGTTACCGCCCAGCGATTGCTGGTACTCGGCACGCACTTTCAGCGAGCCGCGGTAGGCGTTGTAGCGGTCGTCGTCGAACCACCATTGCCAGCGCACGCCAACCCCGGCGCGGGCGTCCTGGCGCCAGTCGTTGCTGGGGTCCTGGCTGGAGAACTCGACAAAGCCGTAGGGCATGAGGGTTTGCGGCGAGCTGCCCGGCAGCTTCCAGGCGTGGCCCTGCTGGTAGCGCGACAGCCAGGCATGGTCGCCGGCGCGGGTCCACCAGGCAGCATCGAGGTAGAGGAACCGTTCGTTCCAGTCGTCCTCATCGATGCGCCAATCATTGCGCCAGCCTCCCTGGTCGAGGAACGAGGCGGTGG encodes:
- a CDS encoding fatty acid CoA ligase family protein, translated to MPQPSYTQGTQDKPLLTQCIGDAFDATVARFPDREALVVHHQALRYTWRQLADAVDQHARALMALGVQPGDRLGIWAPNCAEWCITQFASAKVGAILVNINPAYRSSELDYALGQSGCRWVICADAFKTSDYHAMLQGLLPGLASSQPGALICERFPELRGVVSLALSPPPGFLAWHALQARAEVVSGEALAARQAQLRCDDPINIQYTSGTTGFPKGATLSHSNILNNGYMVGESLGLTEHDRLVVPVPLYHCFGMVMANLGCMTHGSALIYPSDAFDPLATLRAVAQEKATALYGVPTMFIAELDHPQRGEFDLSSLRTGIMAGATCPIEVMRRVIGEMHMAEVQIAYGMTETSPVSLQTGAADDLERRVTSVGRTQPRLESKVVDAEGNTVPRGEIGELCTRGYSVMLGYWNNPKATAESIDAEGWMHTGDLAVMDEQGYVRIVGRSKDMIIRGGENIYPRELEEFFFTHPAVADVQVIGVPCSKYGEEIVAWVRLHPGHAVSEVELREWARARIAHFKVPRYFRFVDEFPMTVTGKVQKFRMREISVEELKATALPKI
- the mobA gene encoding molybdenum cofactor guanylyltransferase MobA, yielding MPDALPPCSILILAGGRGQRMGGRDKGLVDWQGEPLIAHVHRAVRPLSDDLVISCNRNQAAYQAYADRLVGDAEADFPGPLAGVIAGLRVARHAWVVVLACDAPLVDRELIEGLLRLAVAGNSAAMVRQGGFWQPMFSVLPKRVLPVLEQAWAAGERSLQKALLREAVQGLECAESDRRLSNFNSPERLQD
- a CDS encoding efflux RND transporter permease subunit, which translates into the protein MPQFFIDRPVFAWVVALFILLAGALAIPQLPVAQYPNVAPPQVEIYAVYPGASAATMDESVVSLIEQELNGADNLLYFESQSSLGSATITATFAPGTHPDLAQVDVQNRLKVVESRLPRPVTQQGLQVEKVSTGFLLLATLTSEDGKLDETALSDILARNVMDEIRRLKGVGKAQLYGSERAMRIWIDPRKLIGFNLTPNDVAEAIAAQNAQVAPGSIGDLPSRSTQEITANVVVKGQLSSPDEFAAIVLRANPDGSTVTIGDVARVEIGAQEYQYGTRLNGKPATAFSLQLSPGANAMETATLVRAKMQDLARYFPEGVKYDIPYDTSPFVKVSIEQVINTLFEAMLLVFAVMFLFLQNLRYTLIPTLVVPVALMGTFAVMLAMGFSVNVLTLFGMVLAIGILVDDAIVVVENVERIMAEEGLPPKQATRKAMGQISGAIVGITLVLVAVFLPMAFMQGSVGVIYQQFSLSMAVSILFSAFLALSLTPALCATLLKPVAKGEHHERKGFFGWFNRRFESMSNGYQRWVVQALKRSGRYLLVYAVLLAVLGYGFSQLPTAFLPTEDQGYTITDIQLPPGASRMRTEQVAAQIEAHNAEEPGVGNTTLILGFSFSGSGQNAALAFTTLKDWSERGADDSAQSIADRATMAFTQLKDAIAYSVLPPPIDGLGESTGFEFRLQDRGGMGHAELMAARDQLLESASKSKVLTNVREASLAESPQVQLEIDRRQANALGVSFADIGTVLDVAVGSSYVNDFPNQGRMQRVVVQAEGDQRSQVEDLLNIHVRNDSGKMVPLGAFVQARWVSGPVQLTRYNGYPAVSISGEPAAGYSSGEAMAEVERLVAQLPAGTGLEWTGLSLQERLSGSQAPLLMALSLLVVFLCLAALYESWSIPTAVLLVVPLGVLGAVLAVTLRGMPNDVFFKVGLITLIGLSAKNAILIIEFAKHLVDQGVDAADAAVQAARLRLRPIVMTSLAFILGVVPLAIASGASSASQQAIGTGVIGGMLSATLTVVFVPVFFVVVMRLSGRRQAHDSDGQPVPRES
- a CDS encoding efflux RND transporter periplasmic adaptor subunit; the protein is MPTTLSPCLRPLALMALLSLSLAGCSDSAEPDEQAPTAQVRVETLQLQPLAISSELSGRILAPRTAEVRARVAGVVLKRVYREGSDVKQGDVLFLIDPAPFKADHDSARATLAKAEATRYQARLQEQRYRELVDDKAVSRQEYDNAKASFLQADAEVAEARAALERARLNLGYATVTAPISGRIGRAQVTEGALVGQNETTPLATIQQLDPIHADVTQSTRELNALRRALRAGELQQVGDGQARATLIQDDGSAYPLPGKLLFSDISVDPSTNQITLRSEFPNPDLDLLPGSYVRVRLEQAVQPKGLSVPQRAILRDSAGVPKVLVVDQHARVSDRQVVLGSAQGDRWIVSEGLAAGERVVVEGLQHVKAGDQVQVDNTPAAPPIAQHTGQ
- a CDS encoding response regulator transcription factor, yielding MPNIFLVEDDSALSELIASYLQRNDFHVQVIARGDHVLDEYRRQRPDLVILDLMLPGIDGLQLCRLLRQESQTLPILMLTARDDSHDQVLGLEMGADDYVTKPCEPRVLLARVRTLLRRSSVNEPRLDNDLILIGGLRIDLAERTVSWRGEEVELSSGEYNLLVVLARNAGEVMNRDRILQQLRGIEFNGTDRSVDVAISKLRRKFDDNAGEARKIKTVWGKGYLFSRVEWEC
- a CDS encoding ATP-binding protein yields the protein MLKILVRLYLVIIVAYTGALLFIPDTIVGLFRDRFMAYNLDQAKGVQALIVRQFRQAPREQWPAVEQELASDFAPLELQLLRRDQAGLSDEEQARLEQGLYAVRIAEWGYYETVLAPLDKEWLIRLHSPPDPLDINVLSWGVTVLIGAAMLGCLLLWVWPHWRDLERLKETARRLGQGQMAERTHISPHSNIGELAGVFDTMASDLERHVNQQRELLNAVSHELRTPLTRLDFGLVLLFDEVPPASRKRLLELVGHVRELDELVLELLSYSRLYNADQARERVEVSLLELVDSVLGGFAEELDGRGIQWEVRAEGELPRFVLDPRLTARAVQNLVRNAMRYCDESLLLRLRLEADGACLLTVEDDGIGVPVEERERVFQPFYRLDRSRDRNTGGFGLGLAISRRAIEGQGGTLTLAQSALGGAQFRIRLPAGG
- a CDS encoding GGDEF domain-containing protein, with the protein product MFKTIEAHIRQQVAPAALRAEFRQHEFESMRSFCLLVFSISVLIWLVFDLIVSFLGDQGFTWLSFLFIALLGSLIVVLHFTRRSHHFDVLNLLFITVITLGMRLVIEGIPIALRPVWLVLGVSTVLYAMSVLPVRRWSFFCAMVITWVMLNPFYHTRIEPDALEGAMLISYAVFLSGLVSYSYLQIRKAKLHNFYLSKVLLEQAYVDALTDIPNRRSFMAQADRQLRMATSGQYLAMIDIDNFKRVNDRFGHDVGDEVLKRVALHIKTSMADQAFARLGGEEFAIFFEGLDQQGAEQRVAALCQRVREDAGEHPVTISIGLAKVDRGESLTTALVRADQALYEAKHTGKDRFVSWSSELAEQD
- a CDS encoding DUF4434 family protein, with the translated sequence MRTLIAFCLLALCLPATADQRLFYQPLNRDASVTPAQWQQLWQATAAQGGKTLIVQWSAYGDSDFGGAQGWLANSLRTARAEGLQLVLGLYMDPAYYQRLDELDGEGLNSYWKAQLGRSLSQYQQLRQAWQLPVDGWYLPMELDDQHLRETERRDALYSQLQAFNRQLDKPLHISAFSTGKLTPRVNAVWLDQLAGLGLTVWWQDGAGTGRLPALVRQGYEQALPCRVGVVREAFRQVSAPEQAFRAEPAEPRVGSGCHAEAVFALRYRPWARGILPQQ